One window from the genome of Glycine soja cultivar W05 chromosome 12, ASM419377v2, whole genome shotgun sequence encodes:
- the LOC114379642 gene encoding uncharacterized protein LOC114379642 translates to MKYILPKSVYIDRVLVHDKKSLCMVPDMKITLKFEVVKDCFGESADLALRRYFKSKLIDFFDMHPELQDMPTQKSTSSYKPAKRVLDFSLMEDNDGLGIEMDKLESIRALHESSRGCSEDCNSFGSVSAPQEARNNARILISGSFSNRYERITRCAKGWESNQVPKRKSLKSRHCIKSNQVK, encoded by the exons ATGAAGTATATACTCCCTAAAAGTGTGTATATAGATAGGGTGCTTGTTCATGATAAGAAAAGCTTGTGTATGGTGCCTGATATGAAGATCACCTTGAAATTTGAGGTTGTGAAAGATTGCTTTGGCGAATCTGCTGACCTGGCTCTTCGACGATATTTTAAATCTAAGCTGATTGATTTCTTTGATATGCATCCTGag CTCCAGGACATGCCTACCCAAAAGTCAACATCATCTTATAAGCCAGCAAAAAGAGTGCTTGACTTTTCCCTCATGGAGGACAATGATGGCTTGGGCATTGAAATGGACAAGTTAGAATCTATCAGAGCTCTGCATGAATCTAGCAGAGGATGTTCTGAGGATTGCAACTCTTTTGGTTCTGTTTCTGCACCTCAGGAG GCAAGAAATAATGCTCGGATATTGATCTCTGGCTCATTCAGCAACCGGTATGAAAGGATCACACGGTGTGCAAAAGGCTGGGAGTCCAACCAA gTGCCCAAGAGGAAGTCATTGAAGTCAAGACATTGTATCAAGTCAAATCAAGTGAAATAG
- the LOC114377970 gene encoding cell division control protein 2 homolog, with translation MTDNTSLSDIINPAIFFLFVFAESSLRIKRINHLLICTCVCTRKLAATPRQMLTLREKYYDFDQISSKVFKCRRDDQFFTMKIVSILNEENQANNGVPYWIIREISILKELDHINIVRLIDVMTDGPDLFLVFEYLDNEFQADFLKNPKMFMYPQMKKEFLYQILNTVAYLHARKILLRDLRPENILVNVRTQVLKIALFGAARTFEAPLEAYSSSVGCLSYRSPEVLFQFGCEKYSTPNDVWAVGCIFGEMLLHRPLFSGPSDVELLDEIFTLLGTPTEETWPGVTSICGTCALMGPPQQPKDLAKEFPMLNPDGLDLLSKMLCLCPNYRISAEDAVKHPYFKGV, from the exons ATGACTGATAATACATCTCTTTCTGATATAATTAATCCAGCTAtcttttttctgtttgttttcGCTGAATCTTCTTTAAGAATTAAACGGATTAATCATTTGTTAATTTGTACGTGTGTGTGTACGAGAAAACTAGCAGCAACGCCTCGCCAGATGCTAACGCTGAGGGAGAAGTACTATGATTTCGACCAGATTTCCAGTAAGGTTTTCAAGTGCAGGCGTGATGATCAGTTTTTCACCATGAAAATTGTCTCCATTCTGAACGAAGAAAACCAAGCGAACAACGGGGTTCCGTACTGGATTATAAGAGAAATCTCTATTCTCAAAGAGCTGGACCACATCAACATTGTGAG GTTGATCGATGTGATGACCGATGGGCCCGACCTGTTTCTTGTTTTTGAGTATCTTGACAATGAATTCCAAGCTGATTTCCTGAAAAATCCAAAGATGTTTATGTACCCACAAATGAAAAAA GAGTTTCTTTATCAAATTCTCAATACAGTTGCGTATCTGCATGCTCGTAAAATTCTTCTCAGAGATTTGAGACCTGAGAATATTCTGGTTAATGTCAGAACCCAAGTTCTGAAGATTGCACTCTTTGGGGCAGCCAGAACATTTGAAGCTCCTCTTGAGGCTTACTCTAGCAGT gTGGGTTGTCTTTCTTATAGGTCACCTGAAGTCTTGTTTCAGTTTGGCTGCGAGAAATACTCAACTCCAAATGATGTCTGGGCCGTGGGTTGTATATTTGGCGAGATGCTTCTTCACCGGCCTCTATTCTCTGGTCCAAGTGATGTGGAGCTGCTGGATGAGATATTTAC CTTGCTTGGTACCCCAACAGAAGAAACCTGGCCTGGAGTGACTTCTATATGCGGAACCTGTGCTTTAATGGGACCTCCACAACAGCCCAAG GACCTGGCAAAAGAGTTTCCAATGCTCAATCCAGATGGTCTTGATCTACTCTCC AAAATGCTTTGCCTTTGTCCAAATTATAGAATTTCAGCTGAAGATGCTGTTAAGCACCCATATTTCAAAGGAGtatga
- the LOC114378049 gene encoding uncharacterized protein LOC114378049, whose protein sequence is MATPPASPPPPPADTSASPSTLKRTCKATRLRSSATRLPGAERLVVNVDPATGKADGPHKKKLRTYLGIFARDKVDATYNTWKEVPTAQKDLIWKDIQAEFEILEAFDSRTKKKILQIFGERWRQFKSDLTRKWILAADKDGADDIACEKYGISKDKWAQFCQTRRDPLWKDVWKKA, encoded by the exons ATGGCTACTCCACCTgcctcgcctcctcctcctcctgcagACACATCAGCGTCTCCATCTACGTTGAAGCGGACATGCAAGGCGACACGGCTACGATCATCGGCCACTAGACTACCTGGGGCAGAAAGACTTGTGGTCAACGTCGATCCTGCTACCggcaaggccgacggtccccacaagaagaaattaagaacatatttggggattttCGCTCGTGATAAGGTTGACGCGACATATAACACCTGGAAGGAAGTCCCTACTGCTcaaaaggatttgatatggaaggatattcag gcggaatttgaaatCCTTGAAGCTTTTGACagtaggacaaagaagaaaattcttcaGATTTTCGGTGAGCgctggaggcagtttaaatctgaCTTGACTAGGAAATGGATACTTGCAGCCGACAAGGACGGTGCGGACGACATTGCCTGTGAAAAATATGGCATTAGCAAGGAtaaatgggcccagttttgtCAGACCCGCAGAGACCCCTTATGGAAG GATGTGTGGAAAAAGGCATAG